The bacterium genome includes the window GTAATTTTAGCTGATAAATTTATGGAAACTGGCATTGATGGTTTTTCTATTGGCTCCAATGATCTCACCCAGTTGCTTTTAGGTTTAGATAGAGACAATGAAAGATTAAGTTTTGAATTTGATGAGAGAGACCCGGCTGTAATCTGGGCAATTAGGAGAATTATTCGCTTAACGCATCGCAAAAAAGGCTTAGTTTCTATCTGTGGTCAGGCTCCTTCTCGGTATCCGGAGTATGTTAGATTCTTAGTTAAAGAAAAAATTGATTCAATTTCAGTTAATCCCGATGCAGTGGAAAAAACTAAAAAAATGGTGGCTGAAATAGAAAAAGAGCTTAAAATTAGCAAATAGGAGCCGAATTTCAAAAGGGTTATTTAGCAGCAGAAGCGCTGCTTTTTTTTGTGTTCGTGGGGATAACGCTGACAAAGGTTTTTAGACGAGTTTTTCCGTAAAAATTGCTTTTCTTTTTTTTAAAAAACTTCACCCGGCCCTGTTTAAGAGCAAAAATGGTAAAATCTTTACCTAAAGCAACGTTCTCGCCCGGGTTATATTTAGTCCCTCTTTGGCGGATAATAATTTCTCCAGCCTTAACTATCTGGCCGTCAGTGCGCTTAACGCCCAGCCTTTTGGATTCGCTGTCTCTACCCAGCCTAGTTGATCCTTGCGACGCCTTATGAGCCATAACCAAATTTAGTTTAGACAAAAAAACAATAAAGGGGAAATCTCTTTTTGTCAAGAGTTTTATCAGGGTATTTTAAAACTATTTTTAGTTTTAAGATTCCCCACTTTGTTTTGTTTTTAACTTTTTGTTAAATTTAAATACAGTATGGCTCGACCTGAATTTGTTCATCTTCACGTGCACTCGCATTACTCTATTTTAGATGGATTAGGCAAAATTGACTCATTGGTAGAGAAGGCAAAGAAGCTAAAACAGAAAGCTGTGGCTTTAACTGACCATGGCGTGATGTATGGAGCGGTGGAATTTTTTCTTAAAGCTAAAGAAGCGGGTATTAAACCAATAATTGGTTCTGAAGTTTATCTTGCCCCTAAGTCAATGGAAGATAAAAGCAGGGAGGACACTAACCCTTACCACCTTGTTCTATTGGCTAAAAACGAAGAGGGCTATAAAAATTTGATGCATCTTTTAACTTTGGCTCATCTTAAAGGGTATTATTATAAGCCGCGCATAGACAAAAAAACACTTAAAAAATATGCTAAAGGATTAATTGCCCTTTCTGCCTGTTTGCAGGGGGAAATCCCCCGTTTAATTTTAAGCGGCGCTCAAGACAAGCTCAAAAAGTCTTTGGATTTTTATCAAGAGGTTTTTGGCAAGGATTTTTATTTAGAGATACAGCACCATCCTAATATTGAGGAACAAGCTAAAGTAAATCAGGAAATAGTAAAAATAGCCAAAAAGTTAGGTATCAAGGTTGTAGCCACTCAAGACGCACACTACCTTGATATTGAAGACAAGGAGGCGCATGAAGCGCTTCTCTGTATTCAGACAGGCCGTTTTCTTTCTGATAAAGACAGAATGTCAATGGCTGAGGATAATTTTCATTTGGCTTCTACTGAAGAAATGGCAGAGGCTTTCAAAGAATATCCTCAGGTTTTAAAAAATACGCTGGAAGTGGCAGAAAAAATCGAGTTGGAGATCAAGCCTTCTGGAAAATTGCTTTTGCCCAAATTCCCTCTTCCTAAGGGATATACAGCAGAAAAGTATTTACGGGAGTTGGCTTTAAGGGGTTTGCGTTGGCGTTATGGCAGCTGGTCGCGCGAAAAGGCTCAAGCCTCTGAATCAAATAATTTTGAGGTTTCTAAAGAGGTTATGGACAGGTTGAATTATGAGCTTTCAATTATTGAAAAAACAGGTTATGCTTCCTATTTTTTGATTGTTGCTGACTTTATCAACTTTGCCAAGAACAAAGGCATAGCTGTAGGGCCGGGTAGAGGAAGTGCTGCTGGTAGTTTGGTTTCTTATCTTTTGGGTATTACTGACATTGATCCCTTAAGATATGGTTTAATTTTTGAACGTTTTCTTAACCCAGAAAGAGTTTCCCCGCCTGATATTGATATTGATTTTGCTGATGATCGACGAGATGAAGTTATCCAGTATGTTCGTCACAAATATGGCGAGGATAAGGTGGCCCAAATTGCTACCTTTGGTAAAATGGAGAGTCGTCAGGTTGTCAGAGATGTAGCCAGAGTAATGGGTTTAAGTTATTCTGACGGAGATCGAATTGCTAAAGCTATTCCTTTTGGCAGCAAACTTGAAGAAGCTCTAGAGGTTTCACCAGAATTAAAAAAGATGTATGAGAGCGAAGATCAGGTGCAGAAGGTTGTTGATTTGGCTAAGCGTTTGGAAGGGGTAGTGCGTCAGACTGGTATTCACGCTGCCGGAGTAGTTATTGCTCCTGAAGAGTTGCCTAATTTTACCCCTCTTCAGCGTGCGCCCAAAGGCGATCTTTCTATTACCACCCAATACTCAATGTACGATATAGAAAAGCTTGGTTTGGTAAAGATGGATTTTTTGGGTCTTTCTAATCTTTCCATTATTCAGCAAGCTTTAAGGGTAATCGCCAAAACCAAAGATACAAAAATCGATATTTCTAATTTGCCCCTAGAGGATAAAAAGACATTTAAACTTCTTTCTCAAGGTTATACAGTTGGTGTTTTTCAGCTTTCCAGTGAAGGGATGAGGCGTTACTTAAAGCAGCTTAAGCCTTCCCAGTTTGAGGATTTGATTGCTATGGTTGCCCTTTACCGTCCGGGGCCAATTGAGTTTATTCCCCAATATATTGCTGGCAAACATGGCGCCGAAGTCAAATATTTACACCCAAAACTTGAGTCAATTCTTCAAGAAACCTACGGGATTGCTGTTTATCAGGAACAGGTGCTTGAAATTGCTCGTCAGCTTGGAGGTTTTACTTATGGTGAAGCTGATATTTTAAGACGGGCAGTAGGCAAAAAAATCAAAGAGCTTTTATTAGAACAAAAGAAAAAGTTGATTAGCGGTATGCTTAAAAATGGGGTGAATAAGGGAGTAGCTAAAAAAATATGGGAGTTTATCCAGCCTTTTGCTCGTTATGGTTTTAATAAATCTCATGCTGCTGGCTACGCTATGATTGCCTACATCACCGCTTACCTAAAAGCTAATTATCCATCAGAATTTATGTCCGCTCTTTTAACTGCAGATCAGGAGGATTTGGATAAAATTGCCAGGGATATCGCTGAGTGTGAAAGAATGGGGATCAAGGTTTTGCCGCCTGATGTCAATGAGTCATTTGTTGAATTCGGCGTAGTTAAGGATACAGGAGATATTAGATTTGCTTTAGCGGCAATTAAAAACATAGGGGAGACACCAGCTGAGGTGATTGTGGAAGAGCGGAAGAAAAATGGTGCTTACAAAACTTTAGAGGATTTTCTTAAAAGGCTTTCGCCAATAATAAACAAAAAAATTTTGGAAAGCTTAATTAAAGCTGGAGCGCTGGATAGTTTTGCCGAAAGGCAACTTCTTTTGCACAATTTGGAAAAACTACTTCGGTATGCCAGCTCCTTTGCCCGACGTAACCAGAGTAATCAGACAGATCTTTTTGGTATGAGTGAAAAACCGATTTTAAAGGAAAATTTAGATCTTGAGCCGGTAGAACCAGCTAGTGAATCGCAAAAGATGAGCTGGGAGCGGGAACTTTTAGGTATTTATCTTTCTCTACATCCTTTAGATAATCATAAAAAACTTCTCAAGTCTCTACCTTATCAGATTAAGGATTTAGCACAAATGCCAGAGAACAAACAGGTTATTGCTGTGGGTGTTATTACTGAAATTCAAAAGATATATACCCGTTCTCAAGAACTTATGCTTTTTGTCCGTATTGAAGACAAAACCGCTTCAGTTGAGGCTTTAGTTTTCCCAAAAGTTTTGCAGGAATTTGGCGATGTTTTCCAAATGGATAGTGTCATTGGGATCAAAGGGCGTTTAACTTTTAAGGAGAGAGGAGAAAGAACAACAGAACCTAAAATTATTGTGGAAAAAGCCAAAAGAGCTGAACACATTCAGATTAAGACAAATGCGAAAAAATTGGACACACCTCAGCGTCAGGCGCTAATCCTAAAACTCTCCCATTACTCTCGTCCCTTGATGGAGTCCTTGAAAAATATCATTACTTCCCAAAAAGGAGATCTCCCTGTTTATTTAGTAGTTAGGGAGAATGGGATTGATAAAGAGATACGTCTGCGTCAGGGAGTTAATTGTTCCAAAAAACTGCTAAAAGAGATGCGTTCTCTTTTGGGTAAAGAAAATGTTTCTTGGCGTTAAACATTGTGTCTTAGCCAATATTCTTTGAGATTTAAAATTTGGCGCTTGAGTTTTTCCGGGTTAGCTACTTTTTCTAATTTAATTTTGCCGCCCGGTGTTTTAATAATTAGGTCTCCAAAACCAAGTATAGATGCTTTTAAGCCTTTGATTTTATACTCTACCTCTAAAATATCTTTGAGGGCAGTCTCTTTTACTTTAGTTTCAAAGGCTCCTTTTTGGGTTTTGGACCATAATCTTTTATTGGTCAAAAAAGCTTGATTGCGGTAGAAACGAGAATAGCTAAAGATGGCGTAGGTTCCTAAAACGCCAACACAGATTAAAAAAACAACAAAGAACCAAAAAGAAAATCCTGCTTTAGCTAAAGTAAAAGCTAAAAGAAAAAAAGCTAAACTGAGAGACCAGAAAAGCGGCCAAACTAAAAAATAAGAATGAGGAGTGATTTCCAGAAGTATTTTTTCATCTTCGTCCAGATCAAACATAGTTTTAATGTATAAAATATGGCAAAAGAAGACCCAAAGCAACTATGACAATAATAACAATCCAGATAACGCGCTTAAGTTCTTTCATTGTTTCTTTTTTCTATTATATCTAAAACTGCGAAAAAAATGAGGCAGACTCCAGAGAGAATAACTAAACCAAAAAATTTAATTTGGGTTGAAGCAGGAATAATCAGCAATCCAAAAACAAGCGATATTAGCCAGAAGAAAAAAGTTGTCTGTTTTTCGCTTAGTCCCAATCTGAGCAGGCGGTGATGGAGGTGGCGCTTGTCTGCCAAAAAGATATTTTTTTTGCCTTTAATCCTTTGCATTATCACCCATAATCCGTCTAGTATAGGCAGACCCAAAACTAAGAATGAGGTTGCTAATTTGGAGCCGCCCAAGATAGAAGTAAGGGCTAGCATAAAGCCCAAAAAATTGCTGCCTGAATCACCCATAAAAATTTCTCCTTTAAGAAAATTGTAAGGCAAAAAGGCTAAAAGGATACCGATTAAAATGCTAGCCAAAAGTACAGCAGGAAAGGCATTTACCCAAGGTAGAAAGGCGGTGTAAATAATAGCTAAGAAGGCAATAATGCTGACTCCGGCAGCTAAACCGTTCAGCCCGTCCAGCCAATTAAGGATATTGATAAGCAGAACAACCCAAAATATAGTAGCAAGAGCTGAAAACCAAAAATTAAGAGTAATCATGCCCAGCAAAGGGATATTAATAACTTCTATTCTAATGCCTAGTGCTACCAACAGCCCGGCGCCAAGCAGTTGTCCCAAAAGTTTAATTTGTGGAGAGAGATTAAAGATATCATCCAAAAGTCCAACAACAAAGATAATCAAAGCCGGCAGAAAAATTTTTCCCAAAACAGCTAAACTAAGATAAGAAAAGTGAGAAAAAAAGGAAACAGCAAGTAAAACAAGCCAAAAAGCAGAAAAGAAAATAATTCCTCCTGTGCGGGGAACAGGTTGTCGGTGGATTTTTCGTTTTGCTGGCTGGTCTAAAATCTGAATTCTTTTTGCCAGCGGGTAGCCCAGCAAAGAGGCAAAGAAGCTGGCAATTGAAGCAAGGATATAAATCATATTTTTAGGATAGATCCTCTTTAGAATAAAGTATATTCCAATCTATCCGTTCATAAGGGAAAAGCTCTCTCTTTTTAAAGAAGCGCTCTATCTCTTTTTTGGCTGTTTCAGGTGAGTCTGAGGCGTGGACCACATTGTGAGATATTGAGATGGCAAAATCCCCCCTGATTGTGCCCGGAGGTGCTTCAACACCAAAAGTAGGCCCAGTAATTTTTCTCACTACTGAGACCGCTTCATTGCCCTCCAAAACTATCAAAATTGTAGGAGAGAGTTTCATAAAATCCACCAAATCTTTGAAAAAGGGCTTGCCGCGATGGTGAGCATAATGTTCGTGCAATACCTTGTCTTTTAGATGGACCATTTTTAGACCAATGATTTTTAGCCCTTTGCGCTCAAAGCGGTGGATGATTTCGCCAATCAGCCCGCGGTTGACAGCATCAGGTTTGACAATAACCAGCGTTCGTTCTAAAGCCATAATTTATTTTATTTTCTGAATTAATTCTAACAGGCCTTCTTTTTCTTTCAAAGGTCCTAAAAGAGTAAGAGCTGTGTTTTGGGGTTTAATTAGTTCTCTAAGGACCCTGTCCATGTCTTTTTTGGTGATTGCCTGAGTGGTTCTTTTTATTTCCTCTATGGATAAAGGACGGTTAAACAGCCTGATGCCTTCTAAGGCAAAATGAGCAATAGTTTGAGGGTTGTCTAAGCTTGTCTCTAGTTCTCCAAGATTGCCTTTTTTTGCCTCCCTGAGTTTTTGCTCGTCAATACCAGAAGTTTTTAGTTTTTGGAAAATCTTTCCCATTTTCTGGATTGCTTTTTTTGTTTTTTCCGGGGCAAAGCCGCCAGATACAGAAAGAAGCTGAAAACTTTTAAAGTCAAAACTATGGGCACTAATGTCATAGCTTAGGCCAAGTTTTGTTCTGATTTCAGAGAATAAAATCGAATTCAGACCTTGCCCCAAAATTTTTGCCAAAAGTTGTATAGCAATGTTTTCTTTGAGGTTTGCTGGCTTTACTCTTTCAAAAAGCCAAACAAGGTTAGTCTGCTTAATTTTTTTGTAATGCACAGCAAGGCGTGGTTTTTGGGGAGAGACGTAAGTGGGGATAGAACGTTTCCGCTCTAGCGGCTTTTTGTTGGGAATAAGTTTTTCTACTTTTTCAGCGAATTTATGTGTCCCGGGGCCAGAAAGAGTTATAACGCAGTTTTGGGGAAGATAGTTGTTTTGCCACCAATTTGTAAGTTTTTTTTTATCAATGCTTTTGATTGTTTTTTGGTAGCCAATAGTTGGTTGCGAAATTGGATGGTTAGTATTTAAATTTTTATCTGCCAGTTCATCTACATAGCTGTCCGGCCTGTCTTTATACATTTTTCTTTCTTCTAAAATTACCTGTTTTTCTTTTTCTATCTCTTCTCTTTTTTTGATTGCTAGGGGATTGAAGACAACATCAAAAAGCACAGGGAGGGTTTTTTCAGTGTATATTTTTGGGCTAACTAACCAAAAAATAGTGCGTTCAGCGCTGGTAAAGGCGTTGATTATTCCCCCGTATTTTTCTACCGCAGCTCCTATTGCTTGTTCGTTAGGGTGTTTTTTACTTCCTTTGAAAACCATATGCTCTAAAAAATGGGATATGCCGGCTTCTTTTTTGTTTTCCAAAAACGATCCCACCCAAAAATTAATGTTTAGAGCCAGAGAATGCAGATGGTTTAATTCAATACTAATGATTTTGGCACCTTTTGTTTTTTTTAGCCTGAATTTTATTTTAGACATAACTAAGAGTTAGTTGTTTGCCTATTTTGAGACTCAAGACAATAAGGACTGCTTGGATTATAAGTCCCAAAAAAATTAAAAACAAGGATGTGCTTTTTTTAGGATTAAAAAGATAAGCAACTAAGCCTGCTGTATAACTCCCTCCTATGATAGGTATGGGTACAGCAGCAAGAAGAAAGATTAACCCCAGTCCCAGACGGCGAAAGTTTTTCTCGTGTTTTTGCCGGGTATAGAGAAAAATCTTTTCTTTTATTTTCTTTAAAAAAGGAATAAAGTCAATCAGTTTTTCTATTTGCCCCAAAAGCAAAATTGTGATCAACCCCCCCAGCCAAGCACCAATAATGCTGATTGTCATTGCCGCTAAAAGAGGGAGATTGTATTGAAGTAAAGCCAAAGGGATTGAGCCTCTCATCTCAACTACAGGGGCAAAAGCCAGAAAAAGTATTTTTAGGTATATTGCTAACATTGGTTAAATTAAAAAATAGATTATTATCCCTGAAGCGACCAAAAAGCGCCAGATAGCGAAGGGCCAAAGGCGGTGATGTTCTAAATAGCGGAGGAGCCAGGCTACAACTAAATAGCTAAAGGCAAAGCTGGTTAAAAAGCCTATTAGATAAGGCACAAGAAAAGAGTGGTTTAAGGAAATAATTTTTGGAGCTTCTAAAAGAGTTGCCCCCAGTATGGCTGGTGTGGCTAAAAGAAAGGAGAACTTGGCTGCTTCTTTTCTTTTTAGACCTAAAAATAGGGCTACAGAAATTGTAATGCCTGAACGGGAAACACCCGGGAAAAGGGCCAAAGCTTGGGCTAAACCAATTAGCAAAGCATCTGTTAAAGTAAGCTGTTTTGCTGTTTTTTCTCCGGTTTTTTGGTCTGCCCAAATCAGAATCAAGCCAAAGAAAATAAGATTAAAGAGAGTCAGACTGGTTATGCGCCAAAACGATGGCTGGGTTTTTTCCAGAACAATACCTAAAACCGTAGCAGGGATTAAGGCTAAAAAGAGTTTGAAAATTAAGGAAGAAGACAGGGGGCGTTCTTTAAAAAGAGCTGGCCACTTTTTAGCAAAATAAACAATTAGAGCTAAAGCAGAACCAAAGTGGATAAAGACATCAAAGCTCAAGTCAAAAGAAAGATGAAATAATTTTTCAGTTAAAAAAAGATGGGCTGAAGAAGATATAGGTAGAAACTCAGTTAAAGCTTGGATTAAAGCTAAAATTACTGCCTGAATACCCATTACTTAGATATCATACATTTTTTAAGAGATAAAATTCAAGTTTCTCTTGATGAAAATAAATTTTTTATTTAGTTTAAAAATCACTTTGACAAGTTAGTGTTTGACGAAGGAGGGGACACACATGGCGGTTTTGGATCGGGCTGTGATTGTCGCCGGCAGGAGGATTCTGGCCGGGGACAAGAGGGTACTAATCAACAACCTCGTTATTTTCGAGAAAGGATCAAAGGGGTGGCACTTTGACCCCAGCGGCTGGTTGCTTGCTGGGGAGGCAGGGGTGACGTCAGACGAGCTCTGGCACATACTCACCCATCCTCCATTCAATTTTCCTTTAGATTCCTGCTGGGACAACAAAAAATGCTCGGAGGATAAGTGTTGTAAGATTCCTCCGGGGCTGACAGAAAAAGAGTTCACCTCTTTTTTGGAGGCAGGCTACGATTGGGACCTTTTTGACTTTAGGACTTACATGGTCCGTCCTAGGAAAGGCGAGGACGGCTACTGCATTTTTCACAATTCAGAAGGAGGTTGCCAGCTCTTTGGCAGCCCCTTGCGCCCCCAGCAGTGCCGTTGGCGTTACTGCTGGGATGACGTTTTAGACAACGGGCCGGATCTGTCCCGTTACATTTTGAGCTGGTACCCACCGGCACCCTCAGATAGGGTGCGCCAGCGCTATAATCTAAGGTAACCAAAGCAAAAGACCCTGCTTATTAGCAGGGTCTTTCAGTTTATTGATATTTCTGATAAGTGCTCTCCCAAATTAACCACTGTATTAGCTTCTATCTCCAGCCAATAGTTAACAGGAGAGACAGAAGGTTCGGGTGAAGAGGATACATATGGAAATGGCAGATAAAACTCTGGAATTACTATTTCTACATTTGGATTGATGTTTTTGACCTCTTGAACACTTTCAACAAAATCGCCGTCCCGCGACATAAGAGCCAACTTCTCTCCTTTAGACAGGGTTCGCCCCTTTTCTACAATTAGCTCTTTTATTTTTTGATCTACCCACGCATCTTTTTTTTCAAAAATAATAGAGTCCCTATCTTTGAGAAAGGTTATAACACGTGGGTCACAAGAGATAGCATAAACAAAGCTCTTGTAAGCTTCACTTATAGGTTCTAAGGAAACATATAAGAACTCAAACTTTTTTCCTACCAACAGTTCTGCCACCTTAATTATATCTAAGTTGCAGCCGCAGGTCTCCATTATCTCCCGCCGCCAGTAGTTCCAGTTGGGTCCGTCCACAATAACAACATTCACTTTTATCTACCGCCTTCTGCCTTGTTTTGAATGTCCTAATGTTGTATCAGTTTTAGCACTTTTTATATTTTTGTCAATGTTTATTTAAAAAATAAAAGCAAAAATAAAGCAAAACACTTTAAAAACACAGATGCTTAAACCTAATTTACAAGTTTAAAACTTTTTGCTTTAGCTGTTTGAAAATTTTTAAATAGTTTATTTTTTTAGTTTTTGTTTTTTGTTATGCTATTTTTAAAGACAAATTAATTTTTATTATGGCAAGTAAAGAAACAGGGATGATTTCTGAAAGTTTGACACATGAGCGCGAACGGGAGGAGCGAATAAAAGATGGGGTTTGGCGGCCAAAGATTTTAGCCCCTTTTAGAGAAGTGGTTTGCGGTGCTTCTACAAAGAGTTTTCCGGGTTTAATTTATCTGCGAAATCCTGATCGTTTTAAGGAGCCTTTAACAGAACCACAAAAAGTAAGGGCAGCCAAGAGTTTGATTTCTTTTATCAGAGCTCTTGATCCTGATCTTGATCCTAAAAAAGTTGCTTATCCAGAGCTTAGCCATTCAACTAATATGGTAGTTTTAGATGAACAAACAGCAAAAAGACACGTTGAACCAAGAATAAAGATTGAAAATACCGATGGTTTAATTTCTCAGCTTAAAGGCTACACCTTAATGATTTTAGGAGCAGATTGTCCTTCTATAGCTC containing:
- the rpmA gene encoding 50S ribosomal protein L27: MAHKASQGSTRLGRDSESKRLGVKRTDGQIVKAGEIIIRQRGTKYNPGENVALGKDFTIFALKQGRVKFFKKKKSNFYGKTRLKTFVSVIPTNTKKSSASAAK
- a CDS encoding DNA polymerase III subunit alpha — protein: MARPEFVHLHVHSHYSILDGLGKIDSLVEKAKKLKQKAVALTDHGVMYGAVEFFLKAKEAGIKPIIGSEVYLAPKSMEDKSREDTNPYHLVLLAKNEEGYKNLMHLLTLAHLKGYYYKPRIDKKTLKKYAKGLIALSACLQGEIPRLILSGAQDKLKKSLDFYQEVFGKDFYLEIQHHPNIEEQAKVNQEIVKIAKKLGIKVVATQDAHYLDIEDKEAHEALLCIQTGRFLSDKDRMSMAEDNFHLASTEEMAEAFKEYPQVLKNTLEVAEKIELEIKPSGKLLLPKFPLPKGYTAEKYLRELALRGLRWRYGSWSREKAQASESNNFEVSKEVMDRLNYELSIIEKTGYASYFLIVADFINFAKNKGIAVGPGRGSAAGSLVSYLLGITDIDPLRYGLIFERFLNPERVSPPDIDIDFADDRRDEVIQYVRHKYGEDKVAQIATFGKMESRQVVRDVARVMGLSYSDGDRIAKAIPFGSKLEEALEVSPELKKMYESEDQVQKVVDLAKRLEGVVRQTGIHAAGVVIAPEELPNFTPLQRAPKGDLSITTQYSMYDIEKLGLVKMDFLGLSNLSIIQQALRVIAKTKDTKIDISNLPLEDKKTFKLLSQGYTVGVFQLSSEGMRRYLKQLKPSQFEDLIAMVALYRPGPIEFIPQYIAGKHGAEVKYLHPKLESILQETYGIAVYQEQVLEIARQLGGFTYGEADILRRAVGKKIKELLLEQKKKLISGMLKNGVNKGVAKKIWEFIQPFARYGFNKSHAAGYAMIAYITAYLKANYPSEFMSALLTADQEDLDKIARDIAECERMGIKVLPPDVNESFVEFGVVKDTGDIRFALAAIKNIGETPAEVIVEERKKNGAYKTLEDFLKRLSPIINKKILESLIKAGALDSFAERQLLLHNLEKLLRYASSFARRNQSNQTDLFGMSEKPILKENLDLEPVEPASESQKMSWERELLGIYLSLHPLDNHKKLLKSLPYQIKDLAQMPENKQVIAVGVITEIQKIYTRSQELMLFVRIEDKTASVEALVFPKVLQEFGDVFQMDSVIGIKGRLTFKERGERTTEPKIIVEKAKRAEHIQIKTNAKKLDTPQRQALILKLSHYSRPLMESLKNIITSQKGDLPVYLVVRENGIDKEIRLRQGVNCSKKLLKEMRSLLGKENVSWR
- a CDS encoding PH domain-containing protein translates to MFDLDEDEKILLEITPHSYFLVWPLFWSLSLAFFLLAFTLAKAGFSFWFFVVFLICVGVLGTYAIFSYSRFYRNQAFLTNKRLWSKTQKGAFETKVKETALKDILEVEYKIKGLKASILGFGDLIIKTPGGKIKLEKVANPEKLKRQILNLKEYWLRHNV
- a CDS encoding undecaprenyl/decaprenyl-phosphate alpha-N-acetylglucosaminyl 1-phosphate transferase, whose amino-acid sequence is MIYILASIASFFASLLGYPLAKRIQILDQPAKRKIHRQPVPRTGGIIFFSAFWLVLLAVSFFSHFSYLSLAVLGKIFLPALIIFVVGLLDDIFNLSPQIKLLGQLLGAGLLVALGIRIEVINIPLLGMITLNFWFSALATIFWVVLLINILNWLDGLNGLAAGVSIIAFLAIIYTAFLPWVNAFPAVLLASILIGILLAFLPYNFLKGEIFMGDSGSNFLGFMLALTSILGGSKLATSFLVLGLPILDGLWVIMQRIKGKKNIFLADKRHLHHRLLRLGLSEKQTTFFFWLISLVFGLLIIPASTQIKFFGLVILSGVCLIFFAVLDIIEKRNNERT
- the ndk gene encoding nucleoside-diphosphate kinase; its protein translation is MALERTLVIVKPDAVNRGLIGEIIHRFERKGLKIIGLKMVHLKDKVLHEHYAHHRGKPFFKDLVDFMKLSPTILIVLEGNEAVSVVRKITGPTFGVEAPPGTIRGDFAISISHNVVHASDSPETAKKEIERFFKKRELFPYERIDWNILYSKEDLS
- a CDS encoding insulinase family protein: MSKIKFRLKKTKGAKIISIELNHLHSLALNINFWVGSFLENKKEAGISHFLEHMVFKGSKKHPNEQAIGAAVEKYGGIINAFTSAERTIFWLVSPKIYTEKTLPVLFDVVFNPLAIKKREEIEKEKQVILEERKMYKDRPDSYVDELADKNLNTNHPISQPTIGYQKTIKSIDKKKLTNWWQNNYLPQNCVITLSGPGTHKFAEKVEKLIPNKKPLERKRSIPTYVSPQKPRLAVHYKKIKQTNLVWLFERVKPANLKENIAIQLLAKILGQGLNSILFSEIRTKLGLSYDISAHSFDFKSFQLLSVSGGFAPEKTKKAIQKMGKIFQKLKTSGIDEQKLREAKKGNLGELETSLDNPQTIAHFALEGIRLFNRPLSIEEIKRTTQAITKKDMDRVLRELIKPQNTALTLLGPLKEKEGLLELIQKIK
- a CDS encoding small multi-drug export protein, with the protein product MLAIYLKILFLAFAPVVEMRGSIPLALLQYNLPLLAAMTISIIGAWLGGLITILLLGQIEKLIDFIPFLKKIKEKIFLYTRQKHEKNFRRLGLGLIFLLAAVPIPIIGGSYTAGLVAYLFNPKKSTSLFLIFLGLIIQAVLIVLSLKIGKQLTLSYV
- a CDS encoding undecaprenyl-diphosphate phosphatase, whose protein sequence is MGIQAVILALIQALTEFLPISSSAHLFLTEKLFHLSFDLSFDVFIHFGSALALIVYFAKKWPALFKERPLSSSLIFKLFLALIPATVLGIVLEKTQPSFWRITSLTLFNLIFFGLILIWADQKTGEKTAKQLTLTDALLIGLAQALALFPGVSRSGITISVALFLGLKRKEAAKFSFLLATPAILGATLLEAPKIISLNHSFLVPYLIGFLTSFAFSYLVVAWLLRYLEHHRLWPFAIWRFLVASGIIIYFLI
- a CDS encoding polyphenol oxidase family protein, yielding MASKETGMISESLTHEREREERIKDGVWRPKILAPFREVVCGASTKSFPGLIYLRNPDRFKEPLTEPQKVRAAKSLISFIRALDPDLDPKKVAYPELSHSTNMVVLDEQTAKRHVEPRIKIENTDGLISQLKGYTLMILGADCPSIALFDPKTHSVGVFHSGWRGTAQGIVIEGVKKMQEVFAANSSDFYAVVGPGYSRNYEVREDVLEAFRASQIFSEEELNRFFVRKDEEHFNLDLHQALALELQKAGVPENQTEITSLRTDLDNDLFPSYRLEKDQADRFAFAIALK